The Calliphora vicina chromosome 3, idCalVici1.1, whole genome shotgun sequence genome contains a region encoding:
- the Ten-m gene encoding teneurin-m isoform X2 — MNPYEYETTLDCRDDTRAVGGGGGGSGVVVSGAVMGSMTPRHPHLANTNSASQQNTLHHQNQQNLQLQQQQQQQQQLQQQPGDSQSSYYDYEYQHLPHRGNESQNPPSSTSTAARTHGRQGFLLEGVTPSAPPDVPPRNPTMSRMNNGRLVAANPNDLGVDFEPSCLVRTPSGNVYIPSGNLNMNKGSPIDYKSGSACSTPTKDTLKGYERSANNCLGPVLPPRSVMSGIPSHHYSAPMNFRKDLAARCSAKCVAIVAVSVFIAMCVLLIFLTGFGVLHWSPSAPCTVLVGNEASEVTAAKSTNTDLSKLHNSSLRSKTGQPTMVTTATSSLSSSQAAASSSAFQSTSASSVAVGSAAATSSSSSSSSSVSLSSSTSLSSPLANANNGGARTFPARSFPPDGTTFGQITLGQKLTKEIQPYSYWNMQFYQSEPAYVKFDYTIPRGASIGVYGRRNALPTHTQYHFKEVLSGFSASTRSTRAAHQSITREVTRYMEPGHWFVSLYNDDGDVQEITFYATIAEDMTQNCPNGCSGNGQCLLGHCQCNPGFGGDDCSESVCPVLCSQHGEYINGECICNPGWKGKECSLRHDECEVADCNGHGHCVSGKCQCMRGYKGKFCEEVDCPHPTCSGHGFCAEGTCICKKGWKGPDCATMDQDALQCLPDCSGHGTFDLDSQTCSCESKWSGDDCSKELCDLDCGQHGRCVGDACTCDDGWGGEYCNTKLCDSRCNEHGQCKNGTCLCVTGWNGKHCTIEGCPNSCSGHGQCRVSGEGQWECRCYEGWDGNDCGIALELNCGDSKDNDKDGLVDCEDPECCASHVCKTSQLCVSAPKPIDVLLRKQPPAITASFFERMKFLIDESSLQNYAKLETFNESRSAVIRGRVVTSLGMGLVGVRVSTTTLLEGFTLTRDDGWFDLMVNGGGAVTLQFGRSPFRPQSRIVQVPWNEVIIIDTVVMSMSEEKSIASTTHTCFSHDYDLMKPVVLASWKHGFQGACPDRSAILAESQVIQESLQIPGTGLNLVYHSSRAAGYLSTIKLQLTPESIPATLHLIHLRITIEGILFERLFEADPGIKFTYAWNRLNIYRQRVYGVTTAVVKVGYQYTDCKDIIWDIQTTKLSGHDMSISEVGGWNLDIHHRYNFHEGILQKGDGSNIYLKNKPRVILTTMGDGHQRPLECMDCEGMSLKQRLLAPVALAASPDGSLYVGDFNYIRRIMTDGTVRTVVKLNATRVSYRYHMALSPLDGTLYISDPESHQIIRVRDTNDFSQPEKNWEPIVGSGERCLPGDEAHCGDGALAKDAKLAYPKGIAISSDNILYFADGTNIRMVDRDGIVSTLIGNHMHKSHWKPIPCEGTLKLEEMHLRWPTELAVSPLDNTLHIIDDHMILRMTPDGRVRVISGRPLHCATSSSVYDSDLATHATLVMPQSIAFGPLGELYVAESDSQRINRVRVIGTNGRISAFAGAESKCNCLERGCDCFEADHYLATSAKFNTIAALAVTPDGHVHIADQANYRIRSVMSSIPEASMSREYEIYAPDMQEIYIFNRFGQHVMTKNILTGETTYVFTYNVNTSNGKLSTVTDAAGNKVFLLRDYTSQVNSIENTKGQKCRLRMTRMKMLHELNTPDNYNVTFEYHGPTGLLKTKLDSTGRSYVYNYDEFGRLTSAVTPTGRVIDLAFDLSIKGAQVKVSENSQKEISMLIQGSSVVVRNGEAESKTMVEMDGSTTSLTPWGHLLQMEVVPYPVLAEISPIIGESYPVPAKQRTEIAGDLANRFEWRYFVRRLQQSKQNKGPRSVTHVGRKLRVNGDNVLTLEYDRDTQSIVVTVDDKQELLNVTYDRTSRPVSFRPQSGDYADVDLEYDRFGRLVTWKWGNLQEAYTFDRNGRLNEIKYGDGSSMVYAFKDNYGSLPLKVTTPRRSDYLLQYDDAGALQSLTTPRGHIHSFSLQTSLGFFKYQYFSPINRHPFEILYNDEGQILAKIHPHQSGKVAFVHDNSGRLETILAGLSSTHYTYQDTTSLVKSVEVQEPGFELRREFKYHAGILKDEKLRFGSKNSLASAHYKYAYDGNARLTGVEMSIDDKEMPTTRYKFSQNLGQLEVVQDLKITRNAFNRTVIQDSSKQFFTIIDYDQHGRVKSVLMNIKSFDVFRLELDYDLRNRIKSQKTTFGRSTAFDKINYNADGHVIEVLGTNNWKYLYDENGNTVGVVDQGEKINLGYDIGDRVSQVGDIEFNNYDARGFVVRRGEQKYRYNNRGQLIHAFERERFQTWYYYDDRSRLVAWHDSKGNVTQYYYGNPRSPMLLTHMHYPKTGKTLRFYYDDRDMLMAVETAEQRFYVATDQNGSPLAYFDINGAILKEMKRTPFGRIIKDTNPEFFIPIDFHGGILDPHTKLVYTEGRLYDPTVGQWMTPLWETLATEMSHPTDVFIYRYHNNDPVNPSKQQNYMIELEAWLQLFGYDLSNMQSSKYTKALQYNPQASIKSQTLAPDFGVISGLECIVEKTNEKFSDFDFVPKPLLKMEPKMRNLLPRVSYRRAVFGEGVLLSRIGGRALVSVVDGSNSVVQDVVSSVFNNSYFLDLHFSIHDQDVFYFVKDNVLKLRDDNEELRRLGGMFNISTHEITDHGGPAAKELRLHGPDAVVIIKYGVDPEQERHRILKHAHKRAVERAWELEKQLVAAGFQGRGDWTEEEKEELVSHGDVDGWIGVDIHSIYKYPQLADDPGNVAFQRDAKRKRRKIGNNHRTGKSRRQQKLKDMSA, encoded by the exons atATGAACAAGGGTTCACCTATTGATTATAAAAGTGGCTCGGCTTGTTCGACACCCACCAAGGATACATTGAAAGGTTACGAACGTTCGGCTAATAATTGTTTGGGTCCTGTGCTTCCGCCCCGCAGTGTTATGAGCGGCATACCCTCTCATCATTATTCGGCACCCATGAATTTTCGCAAAGATTTGGCCGCCCGCTGTTCAGCCAAATGTGTGGCCATTGTAGCGGTCTCCGTTTTTATAGCCATGTgtgttttgttaatatttttaacag GTTTTGGCGTGCTGCATTGGTCTCCCTCTGCCCCCTGTACAGTTCTAGTCGGCAATGAGGCTTCGGAAGTGACCGCCGCCAAAAGCACTAATACGGATCTCTCGAAACTGCACAATTCATCGCTACGCTCAAAAACCGGACAACCCACCATGGTAACAACGGCCACCTCATCGCTGTCGTCCTCCCAAGCGGCCGCCTCTTCATCCGCCTTTCAATCTACCTCGGCCTCTTCAGTGGCTGTGGGTTCAGCGGCAGCCACTTCATCATCGTCATCCTCCTCCTCCTCGGTGTCGTTGTCATCCTCCACTTCACTGTCATCACCATTGGCAAATGCCAATAATGGAG gtGCTAGAACATTCCCGGCCCGTAGTTTTCCACCAGATGGCACAACTTTTGGCCAAATAACTTTGGGCCAGAAGTTGACCAAAGAAATACAACCCTATAGTTATTGGAATATGCAATTCTATCAATCGGAACCGGCTTATGTGAAATTTGATTATACCATACCACGAGGAGCTTCAATAGGTGTCTATGGCAGACGTAATGCCTTGCCCACCCACACACAATATCATTTTAAAGAAGTTTTAAGTGGCTTTAGTGCCAGCACCAGATCTACAAGGGCCGCTCAT CAATCGATAACACGTGAAGTTACCCGTTATATGGAACCTGGCCATTGGTTTGTTTCCCTTTACAACGATGACGGTGATGTACAGGAAATAACCTTTTATGCCACCATAGCCGAAGATATGACACAAAATTGTCCCAATGGTTGTTCGGGCAATGGCCAGTGTTTGCTGGGCCATTGCCAATGTAATCCCGGTTTTGGTGGCGACGATTGTAGCGAAAGTGTTTGTCCGGTTTTGTGTTCCCAGCATGGTGAATATATAAATGGTGAATGTATTTGCAATCCGGGCTGGAAGGGTAAAGAGTGTTCGTTGCGGCATGATGAGTGTGAGGTGGCCGATTGTAATGGCCATGGTCATTGTGTTAGTGGAAAATGTCAATGTATGCGTGGTTATAAGGGAAAATTCTGTGAAGAAG TCGATTGTCCCCATCCCACCTGTTCGGGTCATGGTTTCTGTGCCGAAGGTACTTGCATTTGCAAAAAAGGCTGGAAAGGTCCCGATTGTGCTACCATGGATCAAGATGCTCTACAATGTCTGCCCGACTGTTCGGGTCATGGCACCTTTGATTTGGACTCTCAGACCTGCAGCTGTGAATCGAAATGGAGTGGCGATGATTGTTCCAAGGAATTGTGTGACTTAGATTGTGGCCAGCATGGTCGCTGTGTGGGTGATGCCTGCACCTGTGACGATGGCTGGGGTGGTGAATACTGTAATACGAAATTGTGTGATTCGCGTTGCAATGAACATGGCCAATGCAAGAATGGCACCTGTTTGTGTGTGACTGGATGGAATGGCAAACACTGTACCATCGAGGGCTGTCCCAATTCATGTTCAGGCCATGGCCAGTGTCGTGTTAGCGGTGAGGGTCAATGGGAGTGCCGTTGTTATGAGGGCTGGGATGGTAATGATTGTGGTATAGCTTTGGAATTGAATTGTGGTGATAGCAAGGATAATGATAAGG ATGGTTTGGTGGACTGTGAAGATCCTGAATGTTGTGCCAGTCATGTATGCAAGACTTCCCAGCTTTGTGTCTCCGCTCCCAAGCCCATTGATGTGTTATTACGCAAACAGCCGCCTGCCATTACAGCCTCTTTCTTTGAGCGCATGAAATTCTTGATTGACGAAAGTAGTTTGCAAAATTATGCCAAATTAGAAACCTTTAATGAAAG CCGTTCTGCTGTTATACGCGGCCGTGTGGTCACCTCTTTGGGCATGGGTTTGGTGGGGGTTCGTGTCTCCACTACCACTTTGCTGGAGGGCTTTACCTTGACCCGTGATGATGGCTGGTTTGATTTAATGGTTAATGGTGGTGGTGCGGTTACTTTACAATTTGGCCGTTCCCCCTTCCGGCCTCAGTCGAGAATTGTACAGGTGCCCTGGAATGAAGTGATCATTATTGATACCGTTGTTATGTCCATGTCGGAGGAGAAGAGCATTGCCTCTACTACTCACACCTGTTTCTCGCATGACTATGATCTTATGAAGCCGGTGGTGTTGGCTTCCTGGAAACATGGTTTCCAAGGTGCCTGTCCCGATCGCAGCGCCATCTTGGCCGAGTCTCAAGTTATCCAGGAATCTTTACAAATACCCGGCACTGGCCTTAATCTGGTCTATCATTCATCCCGAGCTGCTGGCTATCTGTCCACCATTAAACTGCAATTGACTCCGGAATCTATACCCGCCACTTTGCATTTAATACATTTGCGTATAACCATAGAAGGCATATTGTTTGAGCGGCTCTTTGAGGCAGATCCTGGCATTAAATTTACCTATGCCTGGAATAGGCTAAACATCTATCGCCAGAGAGTGTATGGTGTTACCACGGCCGTGGTGAAAGTAGGCTATCAATATACCGACTGCAAGGATATCATTTGGGATATACAAACCACCAAACTATCGGGCCATGATATGTCTATTTCCGAGGTGGGTGGCTGGAATTTGGATATACATCATCGTTACAACTTCCATGAGGGTATATTGCAAAAGGGTGATGGTTCTAATATATATTTGAAGAATAAGCCCCGTGTTATTTTAACCACCATGGGTGATGGTCATCAGCGTCCCTTGGAGTGCATGGATTGTGAGGGCATGTCTTTGAAACAGCGTCTATTGGCTCCGGTGGCTTTAGCCGCCTCCCCCGATGGCAGTTTATATGTGGGTGATTTCAATTATATACGTCGCATTATGACTGATGGCACGGTGCGCACCGTGGTTAAACTTAATGCTACCCGAGTCAGCTATCGCTATCATATGGCGTTGAGTCCTTTGGACGGCACTCTGTATATCTCTGATCCGGAATCTCATCAAATTATTAGAGTACGTGATACTAATGATTTTTCACAGCCCGAAAAGAACTGGGAGCCTATTGTGGGTTCAGGAGAACGTTGCCTGCCGGGTGATGAGGCTCATTGTGGTGATGGTGCTTTGGCTAAAGATGCCAAATTGGCTTATCCCAAGGGTATAGCCATTTCCAGCGATAATATATTATACTTTGCTGATGGCACCAACATACGCATGGTGGATAGAGATGGTATTGTTAGCACTTTGATTGGCAACCATATGCACAAGTCCCACTGGAAACCCATACCTTGTGAGGGCACCCTGAAGCTGGAGGAAATGCATTTACGTTGGCCCACTGAATTGGCGGTAAGTCCTTTGGACAATACCCTACACATCATAGATGATCATATGATTTTACGCATGACTCCCGATGGCCGTGTCAGAGTTATTTCGGGACGTCCTTTACACTGTGCCACCTCATCTTCGGTCTATGATTCGGATTTGGCTACTCATGCTACTTTGGTTATGCCCCAGTCCATAGCTTTTGGTCCTTTGGGTGAGCTGTATGTGGCCGAAAGTGATTCGCAGCGCATAAATCGTGTACGTGTTATTGGCACTAATGGTCGTATTTCTGCCTTTGCCGGTGCCGAATCTAAATGTAATTGTTTGGAAAGAGGCTGTGATTGTTTTGAGGCCGATCATTATCTGGCAACCAGTGCTAAATTCAATACCATTGCCGCCTTGGCTGTTACTCCAGATGGTCATGTTCATATTGCCGATCAAGCCAACTATCGCATACGTTCGGTTATGTCCAGTATTCCAGAAGCCAGCATGTCCagagaatatgaaatttatgcTCCCGATATGCAAGAGATCTATATCTTTAATCGTTTTGGCCAACATGTTATGACCAAGAACATTTTAACGGGAGAAACCACCTATGTGTTTACCTACAATGTCAATACCTCGAATGGCAAATTGAGCACGGTCACCGATGCTGCTGGCAACAAGGTATTCCTTTTGCGTGACTATACCTCACAAGTCAACTCCATAGAAAACACCAAGGGCCAGAAATGCCGCCTTCGAATGACCCGCATGAAAATGTTACACGAACTCAATACACCCGACAATTACAATGTCACTTTCGAGTATCATGGTCCCACTGGCTTGCTGAAAACCAAACTAGACTCCACTGGACGTTCTTATGTCTACAACTATGATGAATTTGGCCGCCTGACTTCGGCTGTTACACCTACGGGCCGTGTTATTGATTTGGCATTTGATTTGAGCATTAAGGGAGCCCAGGTTAAGGTATCGGAGAATTCGCAAAAAGAAATCTCCATGTTAATACAGGGCTCCTCGGTGGTGGTGCGTAATGGTGAAGCTGAGTCCAAGACCATGGTTGAAATGGATGGTTCTACTACCAGTTTAACACCTTGGGGTCATTTGCTGCAAATGGAAGTGGTTCCCTATCCTGTTTTGGCTGAAATATCACCCATTATTGGTGAATCCTATCCAGTGCCGGCCAAACAACGTACAGAAATTGCTGGAGATTTGGCTAATCGTTTTGAATGGCGCTACTTTGTGCGCCGACTGCAGCAGAGTAAACAAAATAAGGGTCCTAGGTCGGTGACACATGTGGGACGCAAGTTGCGAGTTAATGGCGATAATGTTTTGACTTTGGAATATGATCGTGATACACAATCCATAGTGGTTACGGTAGATGACAAACAGGAATTGTTAAATGTTACCTATGATCGCACCTCTCGCCCCGTTAGTTTCCGTCCTCAATCTGGTGACTATGCTGATGTCGATTTGGAATATGATCGTTTTGGCCGTTTGGTCACCTGGAAATGGGGTAATCTACAAGAAGCTTATACCTTTGATCGCAATGGCCGTTTGAATGAAATCAAATATGGTGATGGCTCGTCCATGGTTTATGCCTTCAAGGATAATTATGGCTCGCTGCCTTTGAAGGTTACCACTCCACGTAGATCTGACTATCTGTTGCAATATGATGATGCTGGTGCTCTGCAAAGTCTTACAACACCTCGAGGACACATACACTCCTTCTCTTTGCAAACTTCCCTGGGCTTCTTTAAGTATCAATACTTCTCACCCATTAACCGTCATCCCTTCGAGATCTTGTACAATGATGAAGGCCAGATATTGGCTAAAATACATCCCCATCAATCGGGCAAGGTAGCCTTTGTGCATGACAATTCGGGACGTTTGGAAACTATATTGGCCGGTTTGTCCAGTACTCATTACACCTATCAAGACACCACTAGTTTAGTGAAATCCGTGGAAGTACAAGAGCCTGGCTTTGAGTTGAGAAGAGAGTTTAAGTATCATGCTGGTATCTTGAAAGATGAGAAATTGCGTTTTGGTTCCAAGAACTCATTAGCTTCGGCCCACTACAAGTATGCCTATGATGGCAATGCCCGTTTAACTGGTGTCGAGATGTCCATAGATGACAAGGAAATGCCTACAACACGCTATAAGTTCAGCCAGAATTTGGGTCAATTGGAGGTGGTACAAGATTTGAAAATTACCCGCAATGCTTTCAATCGCACGGTAATACAAGATTCATCCAAACAATTCTTCACCATCATAGATTATGATCAACATGGCCGTGTTAAGAGTGTCTTGATGAACATTAAGAGTTTCGATGTCTTCCGTTTGGAATTGGACTATGATTTACGTAATCGCATCAAGTCTCAAAAGACTACGTTTGGTCGCTCCACTGCCTTTGATAAGATCAACTACAATGCTGATGGTCATGTTATTGAGGTACTGGGCACCAATAACTGGAAGTATTTGTATGATGAAAATGGCAATACTGTGGGTGTGGTGGATCAAggagaaaaaatcaatttaggCTATGATATTGGTGATCGTGTCAGTCAGGTGGGTGATATAGAGTTTAATAATTATGATGCTCGTGGCTTTGTGGTGAGACGAGGTGAACAAAAGTATCGTTATAACAATCGTGGTCAGTTGATACATGCCTTTGAGAGAGAACGCTTCCAGACTTGGTATTACTATGATGATCGCAGCCGTTTGGTAGCCTGGCATGACAGCAAGGGTAATGTTACCCAATACTATTATGGCAATCCCAGATCACCCATGCTTTTGACCCATATGCACTATCCCAAGACGGGCAAAACTTTGAGATTCTACTATGATGATCGTGACATGTTAATGGCGGTGGAGACAGCTGAACAAAGATTCTATGTGGCCACCGATCAAAATGGCTCACCCTTGGCTTATTTCGATATCAATGGTGCCATACTCAAGGAAATGAAGAGAACACCTTTCGGACGCATAATCAAAGACACCAACCCAGAGTTCTTTATACCCATTGATTTCCATGGTGGTATTTTGGATCCTCATACCAAGCTAGTGTATACCGAAGGACGTTTGTATGATCCCACGGTGGGTCAATGGATGACGCCTTTGTGGGAGACTTTGGCTACCGAAATGTCTCATCCCACCGATGTGTTCATATATCGTTATCACAACAATGATCCTGTCAATCccagcaaacaacaaaactacATGATTGAGCTAGAAGCTTGGTTGCAATTGTTCGGTTATGATTTGAGCAACATGCAAAGCTCCAAATACACCAAAGCCCTGCAATACAATCCTCAGGCCTCCATTAAATCACAAACTCTGGCGCCCGATTTTGGTGTCATCTCCGGTTTGGAATGCATTGTGGAGAAAACTAATGAGAAATTCAGTGATTTTGATTTTGTGCCCAAAcctttattgaaaatggaaccCAAAATGCGCAATCTTTTGCCCAGAGTAAGCTATCGTAGAGCAGTGTTTGGTGAAGGCGTTTTACTGTCACGCATAGGTGGCCGTGCCTTGGTTAGTGTGGTGGATGGCAGCAATAGTGTGGTGCAGGATGTGGTATCCTCGGTGTTCAATAACTCCTACTTCTTAGATCTACACTTTAGTATACACGATCAAGATGTATTCTACTTTGTCAAGGATAATGTTTTGAAGCTGAGAGATGACAATGAAGAATTGAGAAGACTGGGCGGCATGTTTAACATATCAACGCATGAAATCACCGATCATGGTGGTCCAGCCGCCAAAGAATTGAGACTACATGGACCCGATGCTGTTGTCATCATTAAATATGGCGTAGATCCCGAACAGGAAAGACATCGCATTTTAAAACATGCCCACAAAAGAGCCGTCGAAAGAGCCTGGGAGTTGGAGAAACAATTAGTGGCAGCCGGCTTTCAGGGCAGAGGCGACTGGACAGAAGAGGAGAAAGAAGAGCTGGTATCACATGGTGATGTAGATGGCTGGATAGGTGTGGATATACATAGTATATACAAATATCCACAACTGGCTGATGATCCCGGCAATGTGGCCTTCCAAAGAGATGCTAAACGTAAACGCAGAAAGATTGGTAACAATCATCGTACGGGCAAAAGCCGTAGACAACAAAAACTCAAAGATATGTCAGCGTGA